The Flavobacterium marginilacus genome window below encodes:
- a CDS encoding GxxExxY protein codes for MITQKFLDELTYEIIGSAIEVHKSIGKGLLESVYHQCMIEELSQRKINFHTEMNIPIIYKTKKLTTNFRCDLFIENCIVLELKSVLEMNSIFEAQILTYMQLLEAPKGIIINFNCHNIFKEGQKTFVNDFFKLLPKQ; via the coding sequence ATGATTACTCAAAAATTTTTAGATGAATTAACATACGAAATTATTGGTTCAGCTATCGAAGTCCATAAATCTATTGGCAAAGGATTACTCGAAAGTGTATATCATCAATGTATGATAGAAGAATTATCCCAAAGAAAAATAAATTTTCACACAGAGATGAATATTCCAATTATTTATAAAACAAAAAAATTAACAACGAATTTCAGATGTGATTTATTTATTGAAAACTGTATAGTCTTAGAATTAAAATCTGTATTGGAAATGAATTCAATATTTGAGGCTCAGATTCTAACCTATATGCAACTTTTAGAAGCTCCTAAAGGAATAATCATAAATTTCAATTGTCATAACATTTTCAAAGAAGGACAAAAAACTTTTGTGAATGATTTTTTTAAACTTCTTCCTAAACAATAA